From the Helicoverpa armigera isolate CAAS_96S chromosome 27, ASM3070526v1, whole genome shotgun sequence genome, one window contains:
- the LOC135118878 gene encoding LOW QUALITY PROTEIN: uncharacterized protein LOC135118878 (The sequence of the model RefSeq protein was modified relative to this genomic sequence to represent the inferred CDS: substituted 1 base at 1 genomic stop codon), giving the protein MFKDDDDDDEATLSATRYPVMPSLVALQQMRNRLHLAYLGKKLMKWTALASRKEMRRLSVKINDALMDYGERVEEAFILLARARYFLPQLNGVVLESIPRQASITVKTAGRSVSGVKVKNLNLIETFQDPYPFWDXTGGMVVTNCKTAWSELVRRMVLVLQLRTTFDLVEVAHKNATKRKRSQENCQTPEVEGQTRTGQTLSKVRMQTMEDEGMLDYEPTIGDRSSLEFKSMPDLQATDRKLRPVSEEPIERISKIRIVEVPMVEPDREAIPLQAATSHKFLLLPPTSTPLPPPPPEPPARPKVTAPVPHILYLSLKNNQRNSVQCAANNLQKKNQLLSCCKEFKEKLEYSKSSKEPTTPSSLERIISQIDDSIILSREAKKSGLVSETVDDFIKGCQVIKAKIASNEAQQAEPKPQVIDDLLININDIINYISKYRDEGLVSQSVEDFYKTCQLTRAKLLLYKRSQGQQRWNHTSISDAVPGEREEIFRLKRFKELKYVHKAPNVKDEVDRRMSLSPDLILPVIFEDSKKELVIDAISLKLKMVPKTTETEIVETSEKETGKDDKKEIEIISEKPSYRWKKITIEDKMVAMENVKTGLTPCSTVAGSKITLSKYDKEAGKSQSSLWQAEAQAKEGAKNLVLRRVQRQETNSCHYKERLENLQKNINQLIEMADDLEGTLSNVDKFIEKCEIVKRKIEALSCSCVEDQSDTPCKPTDYLNFNLQPTSTFPQSGNDRSRGQSASQKQSHESNVEDISLQTSSAATSSGVSCPHSSCANCAGRPPVGDNPLLASLEVSERILVDRPMAQSATGPEAHAQMSTSAYEIKPELKGTYSHYDKEYKEISKVSRTMNSDGSISEERQVVAIKTERQNRPRPGFKDRGSKDNTCTKACARRTSECGYSGAQENSDNFKNSSSGYSSQAGPSFENKYAVDPGICSGCSKRISTPYDEILPWQDVTVPETPVCCPNEQLPSSNQNLAKPCSCLKDAKTWTKQTDSVLVGSNILLPCESKAVCNSDSEVVPKRVSLSTSMQSCWTDPAVKSMSIDKTTDCVPCCKGNNRTNNRKDTATSWKSYEGGSSPIEHRNHCKCSNSHRYDNFKVLSKPVGDLENTSHGSEIILKGSILNALRRLLLPSHRAIEPGESPNISPNSRSRCSCIGCQSKFSTSSKSSDPKLSYEEGKDLPALPPNQSISEESSRHSVFSGCRAACSLLAKSIRGKCTSPKPAEVCCPKPKPALPKQVSAPRPAKPKRKNASTCTRASDRYDCRTLRSLKRVHPCAKIRRQVCTCHSDTHLLIQDEPYCLVTRATSCSGAHYYCFH; this is encoded by the exons acCTTTCAAGATCCCTATCCATTTTGGGATTAAACAGGCGGTATGGTCGTTACCAACTGCAAAACTGCTTGGTCGGAGTTGGTACGACGAATGGTGTTGGTGCTGCAACTGAGAACTACTTTTGACCTGGTCGAAGTAGCCCACAAGAATGCCACCAA ACGAAAACGTTCTCAAGAAAATTGTC AGACACCAGAAGTTGAAGGACAAACAAGGACAGGACAGACATTAAGTAAGGTAAGAATGCAAACGATGGAAGACGAGGGCATGCTGGACTATGAGCCGACGATCGGAGATAGATCATCGCTTGAATTCAAGTCTATGCCGGACCTGCAAGCCACAGACCGTAAGCTGAGACCAGTCTCAGAAGAACCGATTGAGAGAATATCGAAAATAAGGATTGTGGAAGTACCGATGGTGGAACCAGATAGAGAAGCAATTCCACTTCAAGCGGCAACAAGTCATAAGTTCTTATTACTACCTCCAACGTCAACCCcactaccaccaccaccaccagaACCACCAGCAAGGCCTAAAGTTACTGCTCCAGTTCCCCACATCCTATACCTATCATTGAAGAACAACCAAAGAAACAGTGTACAATGTGCGGCAAACAACTTGCAGAAGAAGAATCAA CTTTTGTCATGTTGTAAAGAATTTAAGGAAAAACTTGAGTATAGTAAATCAAGTAAAGAACCAACCACTCCTTCAAGTTTAGAGAGAATTATAAGCCAAATAGACGACAGTATTATATTGAGCAGAGAAGCTAAGAAAAGCGGTTTGGTGAGTGAAACTGTGGACGACTTCATCAAAGGATGTCAAGTAATAAAAGCAAAGATCGCATCAAATGAAGCACAGCAAGCAGAGCCTAAGCCACAAGTAATTGATGATCTGCTAATAAACATAAATGATATCATAAActacatatcaaaatatagaGATGAAGGTTTGGTATCGCAAAGTGTTGAAGATTTCTATAAGACTTGTCAATTAACTAGAGCTAAACTATTGCTTTACAAAAGATCCCAGGGGCAGCAAAGGTGGAATCATACCTCAATATCCGACGCCGTGCCAGG AGAAAGAGAGGAAATATTCAGACTGAAAAGATTCAAAGAActcaaatatgtacataaagcACCAAATGTAAAAGATGAAGTGGACAGAAGAATGTCTTTGTCACCTGATCTAATCTTACCAGTAATTTTCGAAGACTCAAAAAAAGAACTGGTGATAGATGctatatcattaaaattaaaaatggtgCCAAAAACCACAGAAACTGAGATTGTAGAAACTTCAGAGAAGGAAACAGGCAAAGATGATAAAAAGGAGATAGAAATTATAAGTGAAAAACCAAGTTATAGGTGGAAGAAAATTACTATAGAAGACAAAATGGTTGCAATGGAGAACGTAAAGACGGGACTCACTCCTTGCAGTACAGTAGCTGGCTCCAAGATTACGTTAAGTAAATATGATAAAGAAGCAGGAAAATCGCAATCCAGTCTGTGGCAGGCTGAAGCTCAAGCAAAAGAAGGAGCGAAAAATCTAGTATTACGTAGAGTGCAAAGGCAAGAGACAAACTCCTGTCATTATAAAGAAAGGCTTGAAAATCTccagaaaaatataaatcaactaATAGAAATGGCGGACGACTTGGAAGGTACATTGAGCAACGTGGATAAGTTTATAGAAAAATGTGAAATTGTCAAACGTAAAATCGAAGCATTAAGTTGCTCTTGCGTAGAAGATCAGTCAGATACACCATGCAAACCGACAGACTACTTAAACTTTAACCTACAACCTACCTCAACGTTTCCACAATCAGGAAACGATAGATCAAGAGGACAATCAGCTAGCCAGAAACAGTCACATGAATCGAACGTAGAAGATATATCATTACAAACTTCTTCAGCAGCTACCTCGTCAGGAGTATCATGTCCGCATTCAAGTTGTGCCAATTGCGCAGGAAGACCACCTGTCGGCGATAATCCATTACTAGCATCCCTAGAAGTAAGTGAAAGAATACTAGTAGACAGACCTATGGCACAATCAGCAACAGGACCAGAAGCACACGCACAAATGTCGACTAGCGCGTATGAGATAAAACCTGAACTCAAAGGGACTTACTCACACTACGACAAGGAATACAAAGAAATAAGTAAAGTTTCAAGGACCATGAATTCGGATGGAAGTATAAGCGAGGAGAGACAAGTTGTAGCAATTAAAACTGAAAGACAGAATCGTCCACGTCCTGGTTTTAAAGATCGTGGGTCGAAGGACAATACATGTACAAAGGCTTGTGCCAGAAGGACCAGTGAATGTGGATATAGTGGTGCGCAGGAAAATAGTGACAACTTCAAAAACAGCAGCAGTGGTTACAGCAGTCAAGCAGGTCccagttttgaaaataaatatgctgTAGACCCTGGAATCTGTAGTGGCTGTAGCAAGCGCATATCTACTCCATATGATGAAATATTACCATGGCAAGATGTAACTGTCCCAGAAACTCCGGTCTGTTGCCCTAATGAGCAATTGCCTTCTTCAAACCAAAACTTGGCGAAACCGTGTTCATGTTTAAAAGATGCAAAGACATGGACGAAACAAACGGATTCTGTTCTAGTGGGTTCAAATATATTACTTCCTTGCGAGTCGAAAGCGGTTTGCAATTCTGATTCAGAAGTTGTTCCTAAACGTGTATCATTATCTACGTCTATGCAATCATGCTGGACCGATCCTGCAGTGAAAAGTATGTCAATAGACAAAACGACGGATTGTGTACCTTGTTGTAAAGGAAATAACCGAACAAATAATAGAAAGGATACTGCTACTTCTTGGAAGAGCTATGAAGGAGGCTCGAGCCCAATTGAGCATAGAAACCACTGTAAATGTTCGAATTCTCATCGTTATGACAACttcaaagttttatcaaaaccaGTTGGCGATCTTGAAAACACTAGCCATGGCAGTGAGATCATCCTTAAAGGCAGCATACTAAACGCTCTGAGGAGACTTCTCTTGCCTTCACACAGAGCAATAGAACCTGGTGAATCTCCAAATATAAGTCCAAATTCAAGAAGCCGCTGTTCATGTATTGGTTGCCAGTCTAAATTTTCCACATCGTCTAAAAGTTCGGACCCAAAACTGT CTTATGAAGAAGGTAAAGATCTGCCAGCTCTGCCGCCGAACCAATCTATTTCTGAAGAGTC TTCTCGCCACAGCGTATTCTCTGGGTGTAGGGCTGCATGCTCTTTATTAGCTAAAAGTATTAGAGGAAAGTGTACGTCCCCAAAACCGGCTGAAGTGTGTTGTCCTAAACCTAAACCTGCTTTGCCGAAGCAAGTTTCTGCACCAAGACCAGCCAAGCCTAAACGGAAAAATGCTTCTACTTGTACAAGAGCATCGGACAGATATGACTGCAGAACTCTGAGGTCATTAAAGAGGGTTCATCCTTGTGCAAAGATCAGAAGGCAGGTCTGCACGTGTCATTCAGACACTCATTTGCTCATTCAAGACGAGCCATATTGTTTAGTAACTAGAGCTACGTCTTGTAGCGGAGCGCACTACTATTGTTTTCATTGA